Proteins from one Dysgonomonas sp. HDW5A genomic window:
- a CDS encoding GSCFA domain-containing protein: protein MEFRKKVEVPKSELRITHQTKMVLFGSCFAENIGKQLLENKFPVNVNPFGVLYNPASISQAIKLLQENKVFTEEDIFLNQGVFRTYFHHSQFSSADKDKFLQTINEKRDKASADLREAEVLLITFGTAYVFNLKETAQVVANCHKQPSHIFNRNKLSVSEIVSSWTELIEESIRINPDLKIVFTVSPIRHWKDGAHNNQLSKATLLLAMDELVNKFPNLYYFPSYEIVLDELRDYRFYSEDMIHPNDIAIRYIWEIFSDTYFEEETKKLCGQWQNIARAIAHRPFNEDTEEHKQFLKQTLLKLQSIRNNYPYFDCENELLLLESKLS, encoded by the coding sequence ATGGAATTCAGAAAAAAGGTAGAAGTGCCGAAATCGGAATTAAGAATTACCCATCAAACCAAGATGGTTTTGTTCGGGTCTTGTTTTGCCGAAAATATAGGTAAACAGCTTCTCGAAAATAAATTTCCCGTCAATGTAAACCCCTTTGGAGTTCTTTACAATCCGGCTTCTATATCTCAGGCAATAAAATTGTTACAGGAAAATAAGGTTTTTACAGAGGAAGATATCTTCCTCAATCAAGGAGTTTTCCGTACCTATTTTCATCATAGCCAGTTTTCGAGTGCCGATAAAGATAAATTCCTGCAAACGATAAATGAAAAAAGAGACAAAGCATCTGCCGATTTAAGAGAAGCCGAAGTACTTCTTATCACTTTCGGGACAGCGTATGTGTTTAACCTCAAAGAAACTGCTCAGGTTGTTGCCAATTGTCATAAACAGCCCTCTCATATTTTTAATCGAAATAAACTTTCTGTATCGGAAATTGTTTCTTCTTGGACTGAACTTATAGAAGAGTCTATAAGGATTAATCCCGATCTGAAAATCGTATTCACAGTAAGTCCTATACGCCATTGGAAAGACGGAGCTCACAACAATCAATTGAGTAAAGCTACATTGCTTTTAGCAATGGATGAGCTGGTAAATAAATTCCCGAATTTGTACTACTTTCCCTCCTACGAAATAGTGTTGGACGAATTGAGGGATTATAGGTTTTACAGCGAAGATATGATTCATCCCAATGATATAGCTATACGATATATTTGGGAAATTTTCAGTGATACATATTTCGAGGAAGAAACTAAAAAACTATGTGGTCAATGGCAGAATATAGCTCGGGCAATTGCCCATCGTCCTTTTAATGAGGATACTGAGGAGCATAAACAATTTTTAAAACAAACTTTGTTAAAGCTCCAATCTATCCGAAATAATTATCCTTACTTTGATTGCGAAAACGAACTTCTACTGCTGGAGAGTAAGCTTTCTTGA
- a CDS encoding M28 family metallopeptidase gives MKIYLSIFLLSISLGSIFAQKPVEKGLNSITERDAKASVGFLASDALQGRGAGALGGEIASEYLASYLTSLGIQPLGDTYFQPFEAYSEDFKQKKRYQVNPDSIAKYKQGVHRVLNLRNVLGMIPGVNTNEYVIVGAHFDHLGMDPNLVGDQIYNGADDNASGVSAVMQIAKAFVESGVQPQRNVIFAFWDGEEEGLLGSRYFVQNCSFINQVKGYLNFDMIGRNTDETNPTHVVYFYTEANPAFGQWLKDDIQKYNLQLNPKYHPWDNPVGGSDNGSFAKAGVPIIWYHTDGHPDYHKPSDEASKINWKKLVEITKASYLNSWNLANEKTY, from the coding sequence ATGAAAATTTATTTGTCGATCTTTTTATTAAGTATTTCATTAGGGTCTATTTTTGCTCAAAAACCCGTTGAGAAAGGTCTGAACTCAATCACCGAAAGAGATGCGAAAGCCTCTGTCGGCTTTTTGGCAAGCGATGCCCTTCAAGGGCGTGGAGCAGGAGCTTTAGGAGGAGAAATAGCATCCGAATATCTGGCTTCATACCTAACCTCTTTAGGGATTCAACCTTTAGGCGATACTTATTTTCAGCCTTTTGAAGCATATAGCGAAGACTTTAAACAAAAGAAAAGATATCAGGTAAATCCCGATTCGATAGCTAAATATAAACAGGGTGTACACAGGGTACTGAATCTTAGAAATGTGCTGGGAATGATTCCCGGTGTCAATACAAATGAATATGTAATAGTGGGTGCCCACTTCGATCATTTAGGGATGGATCCTAATTTAGTGGGCGATCAGATATACAATGGTGCAGATGATAACGCTTCGGGAGTATCGGCAGTAATGCAGATAGCAAAAGCTTTTGTTGAAAGCGGTGTTCAGCCTCAACGAAATGTGATTTTTGCATTCTGGGATGGCGAAGAAGAAGGATTATTAGGCTCGCGATACTTTGTCCAGAACTGTTCCTTTATCAATCAGGTAAAAGGATATCTAAATTTCGACATGATAGGTCGTAATACAGACGAAACCAATCCCACTCATGTAGTTTATTTCTATACGGAAGCAAATCCCGCTTTCGGGCAATGGCTCAAAGATGACATTCAAAAATACAATCTGCAATTGAATCCCAAGTATCATCCGTGGGATAATCCGGTTGGAGGAAGCGATAACGGTTCGTTTGCTAAAGCCGGCGTTCCTATTATCTGGTATCATACCGATGGGCATCCCGATTATCACAAACCCAGTGATGAGGCTTCGAAAATAAACTGGAAAAAGTTAGTTGAGATAACCAAAGCTTCTTATTTGAACTCGTGGAATCTCGCAAACGAAAAAACATATTAA
- a CDS encoding bifunctional UDP-N-acetylmuramoyl-tripeptide:D-alanyl-D-alanine ligase/alanine racemase yields MAYSISEIAKVLKIKDIHNPDSSITHLLTDSREVFNPEQTLFFALKTPNNDGHKFVDELYILGVRNFVVQTILPEWKNLKGINLLHVKDSLLALQKVATFHREHFKIPVIAITGSNGKTIVKEWIYQMLGSEKNITRSPRSYNSQLGVPLSVWQLNENSELGLFEAGISMPNEMTRLQKIIQPTIGVFTNIGDAHQENFRDLKQKCLEKLELFVNCDVIICEEGNKLLDECLEATCLSQKSFTWSYNNRSTSPLLILKVEKLETKSLITYSFLGLPFTVDLPFTDDASIENVTSSIAVALYLTTSIETIKEKVKELEPVAMRLDVRRGKNNNIIVNDTYNSDINSLKIALSFLGQQSAEDSPKRTLILSDILQSGFSDEALYQSVSDLADSANIGRIIGIGHHISDQQKLFANIPHIFFDSTEDFISSGIWNEFHEETILLKGSRHFEFERITELIEQKNHETVLDINLDAILHNYKFYRSRMNPQTKIICMVKADAYGSGSEEVAKILQYHKCDYFAVAIAEEGVILRKAGIKTPIIVLNPEVAGFNQLFESYLEPEVYNFRILDAFIKEAQRRGISDFPIHIKMDTGMHRLGFTEEDLPLLLDRLKSQQALKVKSTFSHLAASESWAFDDFTTEQISLFKKLASTLQSGLDYPIWRHILNSAGIERFPEEQMDMVRLGISLYGVSASGQDGLRNVCTLKTTILQIKHLKKGETVGYGRRGQLDHDASIATIRIGYADGVSRQFGNNTGHVLVKGNLVPIIGNICMDLSMIEITGLDIKEGDEVVIFGDQLSVIDQAKKINTIPYEILTSVSARVRKIYFRE; encoded by the coding sequence ATGGCATACTCTATCTCTGAAATAGCAAAGGTCTTAAAAATAAAAGATATCCATAATCCCGATTCGTCTATCACACATTTGCTTACTGATAGCCGAGAGGTGTTTAATCCCGAACAGACACTGTTCTTTGCACTGAAAACTCCCAATAACGATGGGCATAAATTTGTAGACGAACTTTACATTCTGGGAGTGCGTAACTTTGTTGTGCAGACCATACTTCCCGAATGGAAGAACCTCAAAGGTATTAACCTGCTCCATGTAAAAGACTCTTTGCTGGCTTTGCAGAAGGTGGCTACTTTTCATCGCGAACATTTCAAAATACCCGTAATAGCCATAACTGGCAGTAATGGTAAGACCATTGTTAAGGAGTGGATTTATCAAATGCTCGGCTCAGAGAAAAATATTACACGGTCGCCCCGAAGTTATAACTCACAATTGGGAGTGCCTTTGTCGGTTTGGCAATTGAATGAAAATTCGGAGCTGGGACTTTTCGAAGCCGGTATCTCTATGCCCAATGAAATGACCCGCTTGCAAAAAATAATACAGCCGACCATCGGAGTATTTACCAATATTGGAGATGCACATCAGGAAAACTTTAGGGATCTGAAGCAAAAATGCCTCGAGAAATTAGAGTTATTTGTCAATTGCGATGTTATAATTTGTGAAGAGGGTAATAAACTTCTTGATGAATGTCTGGAGGCTACCTGCCTTTCTCAAAAAAGCTTTACCTGGTCTTATAACAATCGGTCGACCAGTCCTTTGCTTATTCTCAAAGTAGAGAAGCTCGAAACAAAATCGCTTATTACCTATTCTTTTCTCGGTTTGCCTTTTACTGTAGATTTGCCATTTACGGACGATGCTTCTATCGAAAATGTAACCAGCAGCATAGCAGTAGCTTTGTATCTGACTACATCTATCGAAACAATAAAAGAAAAGGTCAAAGAGCTTGAGCCCGTTGCCATGCGTCTGGATGTGCGTAGAGGGAAGAACAACAATATAATTGTCAACGATACATACAATTCGGACATTAATTCGCTGAAAATTGCCTTGTCTTTTTTAGGACAACAATCCGCTGAAGATTCTCCAAAACGTACACTTATTCTTTCCGATATATTGCAGTCGGGTTTTTCGGATGAGGCACTTTATCAGTCTGTTTCCGATTTAGCCGATTCAGCTAATATTGGTCGTATTATCGGTATAGGTCATCACATATCCGATCAGCAGAAATTATTTGCCAATATTCCGCATATATTCTTCGATTCAACAGAAGATTTTATCAGTTCGGGAATCTGGAATGAGTTTCACGAAGAAACAATTCTTTTGAAAGGCTCGCGTCACTTTGAATTCGAACGAATAACCGAGCTTATTGAGCAAAAGAACCACGAAACAGTATTGGATATTAATCTGGATGCTATACTTCATAACTATAAGTTCTATCGCTCGCGGATGAATCCCCAAACGAAAATCATCTGCATGGTTAAAGCAGACGCTTACGGTTCGGGTTCGGAAGAAGTTGCCAAGATACTTCAATATCACAAATGCGATTATTTTGCTGTTGCCATTGCCGAAGAAGGAGTAATTCTGAGAAAAGCGGGAATAAAGACTCCCATAATTGTACTTAACCCCGAAGTCGCAGGTTTTAATCAGTTATTCGAATCGTATCTAGAGCCCGAAGTCTATAATTTCAGAATTTTGGATGCCTTTATAAAAGAAGCACAACGCAGAGGAATTTCTGATTTTCCGATTCATATAAAAATGGATACAGGCATGCATCGTCTGGGCTTTACCGAAGAAGATCTGCCTTTATTGCTCGATCGTTTGAAGTCTCAGCAAGCTTTGAAAGTAAAATCGACTTTCTCGCATTTGGCAGCAAGCGAAAGCTGGGCATTTGATGATTTTACTACAGAACAAATTTCACTTTTCAAGAAACTGGCTTCTACATTGCAAAGCGGTTTGGATTACCCTATTTGGCGTCATATTCTTAATTCGGCAGGAATAGAACGTTTCCCCGAGGAGCAAATGGATATGGTACGTTTAGGCATTAGTCTCTATGGTGTAAGTGCCAGTGGGCAAGATGGCTTGCGTAATGTTTGTACTTTAAAGACAACTATCCTGCAAATAAAGCACCTCAAAAAAGGCGAAACCGTAGGCTACGGTAGGAGAGGACAGCTCGATCATGATGCCTCTATAGCTACTATTCGTATCGGGTATGCAGATGGGGTGAGTCGTCAATTTGGCAATAACACAGGACATGTGCTTGTAAAAGGCAATTTAGTGCCGATTATTGGAAATATTTGCATGGACTTGTCGATGATAGAAATTACAGGACTCGATATTAAAGAAGGAGATGAAGTGGTTATTTTTGGCGATCAACTATCGGTTATTGATCAGGCAAAGAAAATAAATACAATTCCGTATGAGATATTAACTTCAGTATCAGCTAGAGTTCGGAAAATTTATTTCAGAGAATAA